A region from the Prionailurus viverrinus isolate Anna chromosome E2, UM_Priviv_1.0, whole genome shotgun sequence genome encodes:
- the PPP1R37 gene encoding protein phosphatase 1 regulatory subunit 37 isoform X1 — protein sequence METPPQEGPPGPGADGDAEEAPAEARSPSPASSPADGRLKAAAKRVTFPSDEDIVSGAVEPKDPWRHAQNVTVDEVVGAYKQACQKLNCRQIPKLLRQLQEFTDLGHRIDCLDLKGEKLDYKTCEALEEVFKRLQFKVVDLEQTNLDEDGASALFDMIEYYESATHLNISFNKHIGTRGWQAAAHMMRKTSCLQYLDARNTPLLDHSAPFVARALRIRSSLAVLHLENASLSGRPLMLLATALKMNVNLRELYLADNKLNGLQDSAQLGNLLKFNCSLQILDLRNNHVLDSGLAYICEGLKEQKKGLETLVLWNNQLTHTGMAFLGMTLPHTQSLETLNLGHNPIGNEGVRNLKNGLISNRSVLRLGLTATKLTCEGAVAVAEFIAESPRLLRLDLRENEIKTGGLMALSLALKVNRSLLRLDLDREPKKEAVKSFIETQKALLAEIQNGCKQNFMLAREQEEKEQRLQLSASMPEITVTEPQPDEEPGDEPAAKAQENGAPDPAAGPDSDSDSDSEEEDGERAEAPCPALVPPSDSLGPGDRSPPGSPSSPTEQRISVSSPGRGHKVFVVTRVESPPERAEPPVPPTPPASPAPPAPPRPPSPPALPPAEAVSTQDPGVSEPQSQLEPPQSGPPLPNGLKPEFALALPPEPPPGPEAKAGSCGLEHELSCSKNEKELEELLLEASQDSGQETL from the exons CCCAGAACGTGACCGTGGATGAGGTCGTTGGTGCCTACAAGCAGGCCTGCCAGAAGCTGAACTGCAGACAGATCCCGAAGCTCCTCCGGCAGCTCCAG GAGTTCACAGATCTCGGGCACCGCATCGACTGTCTGGACCTGAAAG GCGAGAAACTCGACTATAAGACCTGTGAGGCCCTGGAAGAGGTCTTCAAGAGGCTACAGTTCAAGGTCGTGGACCTGGAGCAGACAAACCTGGACGAAGAT GGCGCCTCGGCCCTCTTTGACATGATCGAATACTACGAGTCGGCCACCCACCTCAACATCTCCTTCAACAAGCACATCGGCACCCGGGGCTGGCAGGCCGCGGCCCACATGATGCGCAAG ACCAGCTGCCTGCAGTACCTGGATGCCCGAAACACGCCCCTGCTGGACCACTCGGCACCGTTCGTGGCCCGCGCCCTGCGCATCCGCAGCAGCCTCGCGGTGCTGCACCTGGAGAACGCCAGCCTGTCGGGGCGACCGCTGATGCTGCTCG CCACAGCGCTGAAAATGAACGTGAATCTGAGAGAGCTGTACTTGGCCGACAACAAGCTCAATGGCCTGCAAGACTCGGCCCAGCTGGGCAACCTCCTCAAGTTCAACTGCTCCCTGCAGATCCTGGACCTCCGTAACAACCACGTGCTGGACTCAG GTCTGGCCTACATCTGCGAGGGTCTCAAGGAGCAGAAGAAGGGGCTGGAGACCCTGGTGCTGTGGAACAACCAGCTCACACACACGGGCATGGCCTTCCTGGGCATGACGCTG CCGCacacacagagcctggagacgCTGAACCTGGGCCACAACCCCATCGGGAACGAGGGCGTGCGGAACCTCAAGAACGGCCTCATCAGCAACCGCAGCGTGCTGCGCCTGGGCCTGACCGCCACCAAGCTCACGTGCGAGG GCGCGGTGGCGGTGGCAGAGTTCATCGCCGAGAGCCCCCGCCTCCTGAGACTGGACCTTCGGGAGAACGAGATCAAGACGGGCGGGCTCATGGCACTGTCGTTGGCCCTCAAGGTGAACCGCTCACTGCTGCGCCTGGACCTTGACCGTGAGCCCAAGAAGGAGGCG GTGAAGAGCTTCATCGAGACGCAGAAGGCACTGCTCGCCGAGATCCAGAACGGCTGCAAGCAGAACTTCATGCTGGCTcgggagcaggaggagaaggagcagcGGCTGCAGCTGTCGGCCTCCATGCCCGAGATCACTGTCACCGAGCCCCAGCCCGACGAGGAGCCCGGGGACGAGCCCGCAGCCAAGGCCCAGGAGAACGGGGCCCCGGACCCCGCCGCCGGGCCGGACTCGGACTCGGACTCAGACTctgaggaggaggatggggagagggccgaggccccctgccccgccctggTGCCCCCCTCGGActccctgggccctggggacaggagccccccaggcagcccctcctcccccaccgaGCAGCGCATTTCTGTGTCCAGCCCGGGCCGGGGCCACAAAGTATTTGTGGTGACCCGGGTGGAGAGTCCACCCGAGAGGGCAGAGCCCCCTGTGCCTCccacccctcccgcctcccctgccccccctgcccctcctcgtCCTCCCTCCCCGCCTGCCCTGCCACCAGCCGAGGCCGTCAGCACTCAGGACCCGGGGGTGTCGGAGCCTCAGTCGCAGCTGGAGCCGCCTCAGTCAGGGCCACCACTGCCCAACGGCCTAAAGCCCGAGTTTGCCCTCGCACTGCCCCCAGAGCCGCCCCCGGGGCCCGAGGCCAAGGCGGGCAGCTGTGGCCTGGAACACG AGCTGAGCTGCTCCAAGAACGAGAAGGAGCTCGAGGAGCTGCTTCTGGAAGCCAGTCAGGACTCTGGGCAGGAGACACTGTGA
- the PPP1R37 gene encoding protein phosphatase 1 regulatory subunit 37 isoform X2, with protein MTDWCSCDLPAQNVTVDEVVGAYKQACQKLNCRQIPKLLRQLQEFTDLGHRIDCLDLKGEKLDYKTCEALEEVFKRLQFKVVDLEQTNLDEDGASALFDMIEYYESATHLNISFNKHIGTRGWQAAAHMMRKTSCLQYLDARNTPLLDHSAPFVARALRIRSSLAVLHLENASLSGRPLMLLATALKMNVNLRELYLADNKLNGLQDSAQLGNLLKFNCSLQILDLRNNHVLDSGLAYICEGLKEQKKGLETLVLWNNQLTHTGMAFLGMTLPHTQSLETLNLGHNPIGNEGVRNLKNGLISNRSVLRLGLTATKLTCEGAVAVAEFIAESPRLLRLDLRENEIKTGGLMALSLALKVNRSLLRLDLDREPKKEAVKSFIETQKALLAEIQNGCKQNFMLAREQEEKEQRLQLSASMPEITVTEPQPDEEPGDEPAAKAQENGAPDPAAGPDSDSDSDSEEEDGERAEAPCPALVPPSDSLGPGDRSPPGSPSSPTEQRISVSSPGRGHKVFVVTRVESPPERAEPPVPPTPPASPAPPAPPRPPSPPALPPAEAVSTQDPGVSEPQSQLEPPQSGPPLPNGLKPEFALALPPEPPPGPEAKAGSCGLEHELSCSKNEKELEELLLEASQDSGQETL; from the exons CCCAGAACGTGACCGTGGATGAGGTCGTTGGTGCCTACAAGCAGGCCTGCCAGAAGCTGAACTGCAGACAGATCCCGAAGCTCCTCCGGCAGCTCCAG GAGTTCACAGATCTCGGGCACCGCATCGACTGTCTGGACCTGAAAG GCGAGAAACTCGACTATAAGACCTGTGAGGCCCTGGAAGAGGTCTTCAAGAGGCTACAGTTCAAGGTCGTGGACCTGGAGCAGACAAACCTGGACGAAGAT GGCGCCTCGGCCCTCTTTGACATGATCGAATACTACGAGTCGGCCACCCACCTCAACATCTCCTTCAACAAGCACATCGGCACCCGGGGCTGGCAGGCCGCGGCCCACATGATGCGCAAG ACCAGCTGCCTGCAGTACCTGGATGCCCGAAACACGCCCCTGCTGGACCACTCGGCACCGTTCGTGGCCCGCGCCCTGCGCATCCGCAGCAGCCTCGCGGTGCTGCACCTGGAGAACGCCAGCCTGTCGGGGCGACCGCTGATGCTGCTCG CCACAGCGCTGAAAATGAACGTGAATCTGAGAGAGCTGTACTTGGCCGACAACAAGCTCAATGGCCTGCAAGACTCGGCCCAGCTGGGCAACCTCCTCAAGTTCAACTGCTCCCTGCAGATCCTGGACCTCCGTAACAACCACGTGCTGGACTCAG GTCTGGCCTACATCTGCGAGGGTCTCAAGGAGCAGAAGAAGGGGCTGGAGACCCTGGTGCTGTGGAACAACCAGCTCACACACACGGGCATGGCCTTCCTGGGCATGACGCTG CCGCacacacagagcctggagacgCTGAACCTGGGCCACAACCCCATCGGGAACGAGGGCGTGCGGAACCTCAAGAACGGCCTCATCAGCAACCGCAGCGTGCTGCGCCTGGGCCTGACCGCCACCAAGCTCACGTGCGAGG GCGCGGTGGCGGTGGCAGAGTTCATCGCCGAGAGCCCCCGCCTCCTGAGACTGGACCTTCGGGAGAACGAGATCAAGACGGGCGGGCTCATGGCACTGTCGTTGGCCCTCAAGGTGAACCGCTCACTGCTGCGCCTGGACCTTGACCGTGAGCCCAAGAAGGAGGCG GTGAAGAGCTTCATCGAGACGCAGAAGGCACTGCTCGCCGAGATCCAGAACGGCTGCAAGCAGAACTTCATGCTGGCTcgggagcaggaggagaaggagcagcGGCTGCAGCTGTCGGCCTCCATGCCCGAGATCACTGTCACCGAGCCCCAGCCCGACGAGGAGCCCGGGGACGAGCCCGCAGCCAAGGCCCAGGAGAACGGGGCCCCGGACCCCGCCGCCGGGCCGGACTCGGACTCGGACTCAGACTctgaggaggaggatggggagagggccgaggccccctgccccgccctggTGCCCCCCTCGGActccctgggccctggggacaggagccccccaggcagcccctcctcccccaccgaGCAGCGCATTTCTGTGTCCAGCCCGGGCCGGGGCCACAAAGTATTTGTGGTGACCCGGGTGGAGAGTCCACCCGAGAGGGCAGAGCCCCCTGTGCCTCccacccctcccgcctcccctgccccccctgcccctcctcgtCCTCCCTCCCCGCCTGCCCTGCCACCAGCCGAGGCCGTCAGCACTCAGGACCCGGGGGTGTCGGAGCCTCAGTCGCAGCTGGAGCCGCCTCAGTCAGGGCCACCACTGCCCAACGGCCTAAAGCCCGAGTTTGCCCTCGCACTGCCCCCAGAGCCGCCCCCGGGGCCCGAGGCCAAGGCGGGCAGCTGTGGCCTGGAACACG AGCTGAGCTGCTCCAAGAACGAGAAGGAGCTCGAGGAGCTGCTTCTGGAAGCCAGTCAGGACTCTGGGCAGGAGACACTGTGA
- the NKPD1 gene encoding NTPase KAP family P-loop domain-containing protein 1 isoform X3 — translation MNRWGAGSSRFRESHVLRAPAAMHKHYTVHFAKGALPSRTPAERYFLDPELGRHKDILTEDDVYCSCLAKTLCHVPVPVTVGFYAPFGCRLHMMLDKITALMQQEAAQREAEELRRVRWQPRAVRGWGFPRLLWYLVFLQPVITEVHLRRKNVKFLFIRFSAWQYAGTDKLWAGLVTTLCEGIRHHYGALPFSVYSVLGNKPATTPGFCQREWHCRRRVCLALLALLAALGLGVGLLYLSVGARAPGHGAAGGSLLRVFGGAATTLSGSGLLMAVYSVGKHLFVSQRKKIERLVSREKFGSQLGFMCEVKKEVELLTDFLCFLEIYQRRRLRVVLEVTGLDTCYPERVVGVLNAINTLLSDSHAPFIFILVVDPSILAACLESAGSMKGTADNGYLFLNRTVTLPFSVPIMGRRTKLQFLHDAVQSRDDLLYREMTRRLRPGCRGGGGEVAQLLAVETQAGAPGAQSRIDAEAARRIQEALFCLHDERDCLYEYVPDNVVSMRRIVNTVPITVRLLQQQDGDFAGPTPRQAVAWVVLANQWPCRLSWALQCLEDRQQAGGAPEARARLWDVFCDNSRELHAMTKALQNVLDLDGDPELFERFLGADFPFTVAEAQSLLRCTVNLDHSIRRRMGLIRAVSALKPPSAPGSPAHAASHAANGAGHAPGALGSGQGAGHAGEAHRPRDRAHGGKPRPGTGLEWVPREPREATAPPAAQIGV, via the exons ATATTCTGACAGAAGATGACGTCTACTGCAGCTGCCTGGCCAAGACCCTCTGCCACGTGCCTGTCCCTGTGACCGTGGGTTTCTATGCCCCCTTTGGCTGCCGTCTGCACATGATGCTGGACAAGATCACCG CGCTGATGCAGCAGGAGGCGGCGCAGCGCGAGGCCGAGGAGCTGCGGCGCGTGCGGTGGCAGCCGCGGGCGGTGCGCGGCTGGGGCTTCCCGCGGCTGCTGTGGTACCTGGTGTTCCTGCAGCCGGTCATCACCGAGGTGCACCTGCGGCGCAAGAACGTGAAGTTCCTCTTCATCCGCTTCAGCGCCTGGCAGTACGCGGGCACCGACAAGCTGTGGGCCGGCCTGGTGACCACGCTGTGCGAGGGCATCCGCCACCACTACGGCGCGCTGCCCTTCAGCGTGTACTCGGTGCTGGGCAACAAGCCGGCCACGACGCCGGGCTTCTGCCAGCGCGAGTGGCACTGCCGGCGCCGCGTGTGCCTGGCGCTGCTGGCGCTGCTGGCGGCGCTCGGCCTCGGCGTGGGCCTGCTCTACCTGTCGGTGGGCGCCCGCGCGCCGGGCCACGGCGCCGCCGGCGGCAGCCTGCTCCGGGTGTTCGGCGGCGCGGCCACCACGCTGTCGGGCTCGGGGCTGCTCATGGCCGTGTACTCGGTGGGCAAGCACCTGTTCGTGAGCCAGCGCAAGAAGATCGAGCGGCTGGTGTCTCGCGAGAAGTTCGGCAGCCAGCTGGGCTTCATGTGCGAGGTGAAGAAGGAGGTGGAGCTGCTCACCGACTTCCTGTGCTTCCTGGAGATCTACCAGCGGCGCCGGCTGCGCGTCGTGCTCGAGGTCACCGGGCTGGACACGTGCTACCCGGAGCGCGTGGTGGGCGTGCTCAACGCCATCAACACGCTGCTGTCCGACAGCCACGCGCCCTTCATCTTCATCCTGGTGGTGGACCCCAGCATCCTGGCCGCGTGCCTCGAGAGCGCCGGCTCCATGAAGGGCACGGCCGACAACGGCTACCTCTTCCTCAACCGCACGGTCACGCTGCCCTTCTCCGTGCCCATCATGGGCCGCCGCACCAAGCTGCAGTTCCTGCACGACGCCGTGCAGAGCCGCGACGACCTGCTCTACCGCGAGATGACGCGCAGGCTGCGGCCCGGCTGCCGCGGGGGAGGCGGCGAGGTCGCGCAGCTCCTGGCGGTGGAGACGCAGGCGGGCGCGCCGGGCGCGCAGAGCCGCATAGACGCCGAGGCGGCGCGCCGCATCCAGGAGGCGCTCTTCTGCCTGCACGACGAGCGCGACTGCCTGTACGAGTACGTGCCCGACAACGTGGTGTCCATGCGGCGTATCGTCAACACCGTGCCCATCACCGTGCGCCTGCTGCAGCAGCAGGACGGGGACTTCGCGGGCCCCACGCCGCGCCAGGCCGTGGCGTGGGTCGTGCTCGCCAACCAGTGGCCGTGCCGCCTCAGCTGGGCGCTGCAGTGCCTGGAGGACCGGCAGCAGGCGGGGGGCGCGCCCGAGGCCCGCGCGCGCCTCTGGGACGTGTTCTGCGACAACAGCCGCGAGCTGCACGCCATGACCAAGGCGTTGCAGAACGTGCTGGACTTAGACGGCGACCCCGAGCTTTTCGAGCGCTTCCTGGGCGCCGACTTCCCCTTCACCGTGGCCGAGGCGCAGAGCCTGCTGCGCTGCACCGTCAACCTGGACCACTCCATCCGCCGTCGCATGGGCCTCATCCGGGCGGTCAGCGCGCTCAAGCCGCCCAGCGCGCCCGGGTCCCCGGCCCACGCCGCGTCCCACGCCGCCAACGGAGCCGGCCACGCGCCCGGGGCGTTGGGGTCAGGGCAGGGCGCCGGGCACGCCGGCGAGGCCCACCGCCCACGGGACCGGGCGCACGGGGGCAAACCACGGCCCGGGACGGGCCTCGAGTGGGTGCCCCGGGAGCCCCGGGAGGCAACGGCTCCTCCCGCCGCCCAGATCGGGGTGTGA
- the NKPD1 gene encoding NTPase KAP family P-loop domain-containing protein 1 isoform X4, protein MSPATAAPAMASGRPAPPRAAGTLLEPSRPSDARPLPAPAACSSFTYSSDILTEDDVYCSCLAKTLCHVPVPVTVGFYAPFGCRLHMMLDKITALMQQEAAQREAEELRRVRWQPRAVRGWGFPRLLWYLVFLQPVITEVHLRRKNVKFLFIRFSAWQYAGTDKLWAGLVTTLCEGIRHHYGALPFSVYSVLGNKPATTPGFCQREWHCRRRVCLALLALLAALGLGVGLLYLSVGARAPGHGAAGGSLLRVFGGAATTLSGSGLLMAVYSVGKHLFVSQRKKIERLVSREKFGSQLGFMCEVKKEVELLTDFLCFLEIYQRRRLRVVLEVTGLDTCYPERVVGVLNAINTLLSDSHAPFIFILVVDPSILAACLESAGSMKGTADNGYLFLNRTVTLPFSVPIMGRRTKLQFLHDAVQSRDDLLYREMTRRLRPGCRGGGGEVAQLLAVETQAGAPGAQSRIDAEAARRIQEALFCLHDERDCLYEYVPDNVVSMRRIVNTVPITVRLLQQQDGDFAGPTPRQAVAWVVLANQWPCRLSWALQCLEDRQQAGGAPEARARLWDVFCDNSRELHAMTKALQNVLDLDGDPELFERFLGADFPFTVAEAQSLLRCTVNLDHSIRRRMGLIRAVSALKPPSAPGSPAHAASHAANGAGHAPGALGSGQGAGHAGEAHRPRDRAHGGKPRPGTGLEWVPREPREATAPPAAQIGV, encoded by the exons ATATTCTGACAGAAGATGACGTCTACTGCAGCTGCCTGGCCAAGACCCTCTGCCACGTGCCTGTCCCTGTGACCGTGGGTTTCTATGCCCCCTTTGGCTGCCGTCTGCACATGATGCTGGACAAGATCACCG CGCTGATGCAGCAGGAGGCGGCGCAGCGCGAGGCCGAGGAGCTGCGGCGCGTGCGGTGGCAGCCGCGGGCGGTGCGCGGCTGGGGCTTCCCGCGGCTGCTGTGGTACCTGGTGTTCCTGCAGCCGGTCATCACCGAGGTGCACCTGCGGCGCAAGAACGTGAAGTTCCTCTTCATCCGCTTCAGCGCCTGGCAGTACGCGGGCACCGACAAGCTGTGGGCCGGCCTGGTGACCACGCTGTGCGAGGGCATCCGCCACCACTACGGCGCGCTGCCCTTCAGCGTGTACTCGGTGCTGGGCAACAAGCCGGCCACGACGCCGGGCTTCTGCCAGCGCGAGTGGCACTGCCGGCGCCGCGTGTGCCTGGCGCTGCTGGCGCTGCTGGCGGCGCTCGGCCTCGGCGTGGGCCTGCTCTACCTGTCGGTGGGCGCCCGCGCGCCGGGCCACGGCGCCGCCGGCGGCAGCCTGCTCCGGGTGTTCGGCGGCGCGGCCACCACGCTGTCGGGCTCGGGGCTGCTCATGGCCGTGTACTCGGTGGGCAAGCACCTGTTCGTGAGCCAGCGCAAGAAGATCGAGCGGCTGGTGTCTCGCGAGAAGTTCGGCAGCCAGCTGGGCTTCATGTGCGAGGTGAAGAAGGAGGTGGAGCTGCTCACCGACTTCCTGTGCTTCCTGGAGATCTACCAGCGGCGCCGGCTGCGCGTCGTGCTCGAGGTCACCGGGCTGGACACGTGCTACCCGGAGCGCGTGGTGGGCGTGCTCAACGCCATCAACACGCTGCTGTCCGACAGCCACGCGCCCTTCATCTTCATCCTGGTGGTGGACCCCAGCATCCTGGCCGCGTGCCTCGAGAGCGCCGGCTCCATGAAGGGCACGGCCGACAACGGCTACCTCTTCCTCAACCGCACGGTCACGCTGCCCTTCTCCGTGCCCATCATGGGCCGCCGCACCAAGCTGCAGTTCCTGCACGACGCCGTGCAGAGCCGCGACGACCTGCTCTACCGCGAGATGACGCGCAGGCTGCGGCCCGGCTGCCGCGGGGGAGGCGGCGAGGTCGCGCAGCTCCTGGCGGTGGAGACGCAGGCGGGCGCGCCGGGCGCGCAGAGCCGCATAGACGCCGAGGCGGCGCGCCGCATCCAGGAGGCGCTCTTCTGCCTGCACGACGAGCGCGACTGCCTGTACGAGTACGTGCCCGACAACGTGGTGTCCATGCGGCGTATCGTCAACACCGTGCCCATCACCGTGCGCCTGCTGCAGCAGCAGGACGGGGACTTCGCGGGCCCCACGCCGCGCCAGGCCGTGGCGTGGGTCGTGCTCGCCAACCAGTGGCCGTGCCGCCTCAGCTGGGCGCTGCAGTGCCTGGAGGACCGGCAGCAGGCGGGGGGCGCGCCCGAGGCCCGCGCGCGCCTCTGGGACGTGTTCTGCGACAACAGCCGCGAGCTGCACGCCATGACCAAGGCGTTGCAGAACGTGCTGGACTTAGACGGCGACCCCGAGCTTTTCGAGCGCTTCCTGGGCGCCGACTTCCCCTTCACCGTGGCCGAGGCGCAGAGCCTGCTGCGCTGCACCGTCAACCTGGACCACTCCATCCGCCGTCGCATGGGCCTCATCCGGGCGGTCAGCGCGCTCAAGCCGCCCAGCGCGCCCGGGTCCCCGGCCCACGCCGCGTCCCACGCCGCCAACGGAGCCGGCCACGCGCCCGGGGCGTTGGGGTCAGGGCAGGGCGCCGGGCACGCCGGCGAGGCCCACCGCCCACGGGACCGGGCGCACGGGGGCAAACCACGGCCCGGGACGGGCCTCGAGTGGGTGCCCCGGGAGCCCCGGGAGGCAACGGCTCCTCCCGCCGCCCAGATCGGGGTGTGA